The following is a genomic window from Corynebacterium incognita.
GCTGGATGCGGTGATCTTCAGGTCCTCGAGCTTGCAGGACTTCTTGTCCTTGGAGTGCTTCTTTTTGTCCGCGTCTTCGTACGGCGAGGGCTTGGCGGCGGACGTGGACTCAGTGTTCTCGGTATTCTCGGTATTCTCGGTCGCAGGCGCGGACTCAGTAGCTGGAGCGTCCGTGGCCGGGGAGTCAGACGCAGGGGTGGTCAACTCCGCGGTGGCCGCGGTGTCGGTAGCGTTAGTTCCTTCCGCCTGGTCGCCGCCCTTGCCACCGAACGCCGCCGTCAAACCCCAGATGAGCAGGGCAATGACAACAAGCAAGATCACCAGCGCGGCCACGCGGCGGCGCACGTAGATCTCGCGGGGCAAGCGGCGAGGAGACTGTTTAGACACAATCCTTATGTTAAAGGGCGCCCTCACCCCAACTTGGCAAGCGGCGCCCGCGTGTCTTAACTACCTAGCGGCAGGCGTAGCCCTGTACTAGGCCACGCCATCCAGGACGATCTCTTCTACTTTGCCGTCGCCGAGCAGGTAGCGCAGGCCGACGATGCCCATCGAGCCGTCGGCAAGCTTTTCCTGCAGCTTCGGCGAGCGGGCCCGCAACAGCTCCACGATCTGCACCACGTGCTCGCGCTCGACGTCCGCGCTTTCCGCGCTTCCCGCGCGCTGCGCCAGCTTCGTAGACAGCGCCACCTGCTCCACGATGGTGCGCTGGTAGCCCTGCGGCACGTCCGCGCCGCCGAGCACGCCAGCGGTGGCCTTCACCGCGCCGCAGGACTCGTGGCCCATGACCACGAGCAGGCTGGCGCCTAAGTTCTCCACCGCGAATTCCACCGACGCCAGCACCGCATTGTCCAGCACCTGACCGGCGGTGCGGATCACGAAGGCATCGCCAAGCCCGAGGTCAAACACGAGCTCCGCCGGCACCCGCGAATCCGAGCACGACAGCACCACCACGCGCGGGTCCTGGCCCTCGACGAGCAGGCTGCGGCGCTGGGTATCGGTGTTGGGGCGCTGCGGGTTGTCCGCGGCGAAGCGGGCGTTGCCTTCCTTCAACGCGTCCCAAACGTGCTGTGGTGTAGTTGCGGAATCAATAGAAGTCATGGGCTTTAGTATAAGCACCTATACTTATGCCCCGACTATGAATTCCCCACTGTCTACCGCTGATATCCGCGCAATATTGTCCTGGTTCGATGCCAACGAACGCGATCTCCCCTGGCGACGCCCCGGCACCTCCGCGTGGGGCGTCCTCCTCTCGGAGGTCATGAGCCAACAGACACCAGTGGCGCGCGTGGCGCCGCAGTGGGAGGAGTGGATGCGGCGCTGGCCCACGCCCGCGGACTTCGCGGCGGCGGATAAGGCCAGCGTGCTGCGGGCGTGGGATCGGCTGGGCTACCCGCGGCGCGCGCTGCGTCTGCATGCGGCGGCGCAGGCCATCCGCGACGAACATGGCGGGGTGGTGCCCGACGACGTCGATGAGCTCCTGGCGCTGCCGGGCATCGGCGACTACACGGCGCGAGCGGTGGCGTGCTTCGCCTTCGGCCGCAACGTGCCGGTGGTGGATACGAACGTGCGCCGGGTCCACGCCCGCGCGGTGACGGGCGTGTTCCTGCAGCCTGCGGCGTCACGCAAGGAGCTGGCGCAGGTGGCGCCGCTTCTCGACGCCGCCGGGGCTCGCGGCCCCCGTTTATCCGCGGCGTTGATGGAGCTGGGCGCGCTGGTGTGCACGGCGAAGAACCCAGACTGCGGGGTCTGCCCGCTAAAGGCTTCCTGCGCGTGGCAGCGGGCGGGGTGTCCGCAACCGTCGGCGGACGAGGCGGCGCAGGCGAAGCGGCGGGGGCAGAAAATCGAGGGCACGGACCGGCAGGTGCGCGGCAAGATCATGGCGGTGCTGCGCGCGGCGGAGGCACCGGTGGCCCAGGCCGACATCGACGCGATATGGCCCGACGCCGCGCAGCGCTCCCGAGCGCTGTACTCCCTGCTCGAGGATGGCCTCGCGGAGCAGGACGACGACGGGCGCTTCAGCCTGCCGCGGTGATCCTTGTAGCTGGCGCCCTTGTGGCTGGCGGTGGCGCTTTAGCGCCACCGCCCCCGAAAATTGAGGCCACCTGGCAGGTTGACGTAGTAGCCGCCGCGGCTGTTGATGGTCACGGGACCAATTTTGGTGGAGCCGGACGCTCCGGAACCGGAGAGGTTGATCCAGCTGTTCTTGCCCATTTTTTGTCGTTTGCGAAAATACAGACCCATGGCGATGTATTCTAGCGCACCACCGTTTAGTCTAAGTGCGTGAACTTTTCTGCATCTCTGATTCGCTCTCTCTTGGCAACACTGACGATCCTCGCCGTGGTGGTGGGTCTGGCGCCGGTTGCCGCCGCGGCGTCGGCGGGCACGGCGGGCACAGTGCCGGGGACCGTGCTGGGTTCGCGCCCGGCTAGCCACCTGGTGGAGTACGGTTCCAGCGGCAACCGCGTGCGGGCCACAAAGTTCCGCTATCTGTCCACCACGCAACACGGCGACGCGGCACAAGTGACCGGAATGCTGTTCGAGCCGTCCGTTCCGTGGCGCGGGCGCGGCGAGCGCCCCACCGTCATCATGGCGCCGGGGACGCGCGGGGCGGGCGACACGTGCGCGCCGTCGCGATCGCACTTCCTCATCGGCAGCTTCGAGCGCGGGCACCTCAATGCCAACTACGAATACGGCACGCAGGTGCCATTCGTGGAGCACGGCGTGCGGGTGATTGTCACCGACTACATCGGGCTGGGCACGCCGGGGCACCACACGTACGTCAACAACATTGAGTCCGCGCACGCGGTGCTGGATGCGGCGCGGGCGGGCCTCAAGCTGGCGGGCGCGGGTGCCGATGCGCCGGTGGGCTTCTTCGGCTACTCGCAGGGCGGCGGTTCCGCGGCGGCGGCAGCCGAACACGCCGCGACCTACGCGCCGGACCTCAACGTCAAGGGCACCTACGCGGGCGCCCCAGTGGCCGACCTCTCCGCGGTGATGCACGCGGTGGACGGCGGCGACATCGCCCACGTCATGGGCTACGGGATTAACGGCTTCGCGTCGCGCGATGCGGAATTCCGCGCGGAGATTTTCCGCAACCTCAACGCGCGCGGTAAACGCTTTCTGCGTTCGGCGGCGTTCGCGTGCGTGGGCGACTCGATTGCGACGTGGGGCTTTACGGATTCGCGCTCGCTGACTAAGACGGGCGAGTCCTTCGGCGACCTGATGGACCGCAACGACGGCCTGCGCCGCGTGCTGCGCGAGCAGAAGCTGGGGTATCGCCGGCTCAACGCGCCGATGCTCATTGGCGCGACACCGACGGACCAGACGGTCCCCTACCGCCAGGCGCGCCAGCTGGGCCAGCGCCACTGTGCGGCGGGTGAGAACATCACGTTCCTGCCCGTGCACACCGGCGGCCCGGTGCGCAAGACCGCGGCCAACCACGCCACCGGCTACCTGCTCTCCGCACCGCAGGGCGTGGACTTCCTCCTAGACCGCTTCAACGGCAAAGCCGCGCACAGTAACTGCGCGCGGCTGCTGGGTTAGCGTCGCTCGGGTTTTGGCTAAGCGGGCCGGGCTGCGTGAGCGCTACTCGGTGGCGGCGCCACCCTCAGGCTTGGAGGAGCCGGGGCCCACGATGTCCTTCTGCACGGAACCGCCGGGGACGAGCACCTGATCGGACTCGCCGTCGGAGTCGCGGGTCTCGGTATCGCCGTCGGTGCCGAAGGTGTCCTGCGGCAGCGGGCGCGGACGCGGGGTGAACGTGAAGGTCGCGCCCTTGTCGTCCTTGGACTCGCCGTCCCAGCCCTCGACGTCCACCGTCACGATTTCGCCGGCACCCAACTCGCCGAAGAGGATCTTCTCCGACAGGGTGTCCTCGATTTCGCGCTGAATGGTACGACGCAGCGGACGCGCGCCGAGCACCGGGTCAAAGCCGCGCTGCGCCAGCAGGTTGCGGGCCTTCTCGGTGAGCTCGATGCCCATATCCTTCTCGGCCAGCTGCTTGTCGGTGCGCGCGATGAGCAGGTCCACCATCTTGACGATGTCCTCGCGAGTGAGCTGGTGGAAGACCACCACGTCGTCGATACGGTTGAGGAACTCGGGGCGGAAGTGCTTCTTCAGCTCGTCGTTGACCTTGTTCTTCATCCGCTCGTACTGCGCAGTGGAATCCGTCTCGTTGTCCGAGGTGAAGCCCAGGCCCACGGCCTTGGAGATGTCCTGGGTGCCCAGGTTGGAGGTGAAGATGAGCACGGTGTTCTTGAAGTCCACCACGCGGCCCTGGCCGTCGGTCAAGCGGCCTTCCTCCAGCACCTGGAGCAGGGTGTTGTAAATCTCCTTGTGAGCCTTCTCAATCTCGTCGAAGAGCACCACGGAGAACGGCTTGCGGCGCACCTTCTCGGTGAGCTGGCCACCATCCTCGTGGCCGACGTAGCCCGGAGGGGCACCGAAGAGACGGGAGGCGGTAAAGCGATCGTGGAACTCGCCCATGTCGATGGAAATCAGGGAGTCCTCGTCGCCGAACAGGAACTCTGCGAGCGCCTTGGACAGCTCCGTCTTACCCACACCGGACGGGCCGGCGAAGATGAAGGAACCGGACGGGCGCTTCGGGTCCTTGAGGCCGGCGCGGGTGCGTCGGATAGCACGGGAGACGGACTTGACCGCCTCGTCCTGGCCGATGATGCGCTTATGCAGTACGTCTTCCATGTTGAGCAGGCGCGAGGTCTCGGACTCGGTGAGCTTGAAGACCGGGATGCCGGTCCAGTGTGCGAGCACCTCGGCGATCTGGTCCTCGCCCACCTCGGCGATGTCCTGGAGGTCGCCGGAGCGCCACTCCTGTTCCTTCTCGGAGCGCTCCTCGGTGAGCTGGCGCTCCTGCTCGCGCAGGTCGGCTGCCTTCTCGAAGTCCTGGGCGTCGATGGCCGCTTCCTTCTCGGCGCGCAGGGCAGCGATGCGGTCGTCGACCTCCTGCAGGCCCTTCGGCGCGGTCATGCGCTTGATGCGCATGCGAGCGCCGGCCTCGTCGAGCAGGTCGACGGCCTTGTCCGGCAGGAAGCGGTCATTAATGTAGCGGTCCGACAGGCTGGCGGCGGCGCGCAGCGCCTCGTCGGTGTAGGAGACGCGGTGGTGCGCCTCGTAGCGGTCGCGCAGGCCCTTGAGGATCTCCACGGTGTCCTCGAGGGAAGGCTCGCCCACCTGCACCGGCTGGAAGCGGCGCTCCAGGGCAGCGTCCTTCTCGATGTGCTTGCGGTACTCCTCGAGCGTGGTCGCGCCGATGGTCTGCAGCTCGCCGCGGGCCAGCTTCGGCTTGAGCAAGCTGGCAGCGTCGATGGCCCCCTCGGCCGCGCCGGCGCCTACGAGGGAGTGAATCTCGTCGATGAACAAGATGATGTCGCCGCGCTGGTTAATTTCCTTGAGGACCTTCTTCAGTCGCTCCTCGAAGTCACCGCGGTAGCGGGAGCCGGCGATAAGGGAACCCAGGTCCAGGGAGTACACCTGCTTGTCCTTCAGGGTCTCTGGGACCTTGCCGTTGACAATGTCCAGGGCGAGGCCCTCGACCACGGCGGTCTTACCCACGCCAGGTTCACCGATGAGCACCGGGTTGTTCTTGGTGCGGCGCGAGAGCACCTGCATGATGCGCTCAATTTCGGAAGCGCGGCCCACCACGGGGTCCAGCTTGCCTTCCTTCGCCGCCTTGGTCAGGTTGCGGCCGAACTGGTCCAGCACCAGCGAGTTGGAGCGGTCCCCGCCCTGGTTCTGGTTGCCGGACATGGAGCGCCCCAGGGAGCCTGCCGACGCCGCGCCTGCCCCCACCGGGCCTGCGCCAGCCATGCCGTTCCCGCCCTCTTCCTGGTTACCCTCGTAACCGGACAGCAGCTGAATAACGGTCTGCCGCACGCGCGGCAGGTCAGCGCCGAGCTTGGTCAGGACCTGTGCGGCTACGCCCTCGCCCTCGCGGATGAGGCCGAGCAGCAGGAACTCAGTACCGATGTACTTGTGGCCCATCTGCAGACCCTCGCGCAGGGAGAGCTCCAAGACCTTCTTGGCGCGCGGGGTGAACGGGATGTGGCCCGTCGGCGGCTGGTTGCCGTGGCCGATAATCTCTTCCACCTCGCGGCGGACGTCCTCGAGCTGGATGCCCATGGACTCCAGGGCCTTGGCGG
Proteins encoded in this region:
- a CDS encoding lipase family protein, whose product is MNFSASLIRSLLATLTILAVVVGLAPVAAAASAGTAGTVPGTVLGSRPASHLVEYGSSGNRVRATKFRYLSTTQHGDAAQVTGMLFEPSVPWRGRGERPTVIMAPGTRGAGDTCAPSRSHFLIGSFERGHLNANYEYGTQVPFVEHGVRVIVTDYIGLGTPGHHTYVNNIESAHAVLDAARAGLKLAGAGADAPVGFFGYSQGGGSAAAAAEHAATYAPDLNVKGTYAGAPVADLSAVMHAVDGGDIAHVMGYGINGFASRDAEFRAEIFRNLNARGKRFLRSAAFACVGDSIATWGFTDSRSLTKTGESFGDLMDRNDGLRRVLREQKLGYRRLNAPMLIGATPTDQTVPYRQARQLGQRHCAAGENITFLPVHTGGPVRKTAANHATGYLLSAPQGVDFLLDRFNGKAAHSNCARLLG
- a CDS encoding A/G-specific adenine glycosylase, yielding MNSPLSTADIRAILSWFDANERDLPWRRPGTSAWGVLLSEVMSQQTPVARVAPQWEEWMRRWPTPADFAAADKASVLRAWDRLGYPRRALRLHAAAQAIRDEHGGVVPDDVDELLALPGIGDYTARAVACFAFGRNVPVVDTNVRRVHARAVTGVFLQPAASRKELAQVAPLLDAAGARGPRLSAALMELGALVCTAKNPDCGVCPLKASCAWQRAGCPQPSADEAAQAKRRGQKIEGTDRQVRGKIMAVLRAAEAPVAQADIDAIWPDAAQRSRALYSLLEDGLAEQDDDGRFSLPR
- a CDS encoding ATP-dependent Clp protease ATP-binding subunit, which encodes MFERFTDRARRVIVLAQEEARMLNHNYIGTEHILLGLISEGEGVAAKALESMGIQLEDVRREVEEIIGHGNQPPTGHIPFTPRAKKVLELSLREGLQMGHKYIGTEFLLLGLIREGEGVAAQVLTKLGADLPRVRQTVIQLLSGYEGNQEEGGNGMAGAGPVGAGAASAGSLGRSMSGNQNQGGDRSNSLVLDQFGRNLTKAAKEGKLDPVVGRASEIERIMQVLSRRTKNNPVLIGEPGVGKTAVVEGLALDIVNGKVPETLKDKQVYSLDLGSLIAGSRYRGDFEERLKKVLKEINQRGDIILFIDEIHSLVGAGAAEGAIDAASLLKPKLARGELQTIGATTLEEYRKHIEKDAALERRFQPVQVGEPSLEDTVEILKGLRDRYEAHHRVSYTDEALRAAASLSDRYINDRFLPDKAVDLLDEAGARMRIKRMTAPKGLQEVDDRIAALRAEKEAAIDAQDFEKAADLREQERQLTEERSEKEQEWRSGDLQDIAEVGEDQIAEVLAHWTGIPVFKLTESETSRLLNMEDVLHKRIIGQDEAVKSVSRAIRRTRAGLKDPKRPSGSFIFAGPSGVGKTELSKALAEFLFGDEDSLISIDMGEFHDRFTASRLFGAPPGYVGHEDGGQLTEKVRRKPFSVVLFDEIEKAHKEIYNTLLQVLEEGRLTDGQGRVVDFKNTVLIFTSNLGTQDISKAVGLGFTSDNETDSTAQYERMKNKVNDELKKHFRPEFLNRIDDVVVFHQLTREDIVKMVDLLIARTDKQLAEKDMGIELTEKARNLLAQRGFDPVLGARPLRRTIQREIEDTLSEKILFGELGAGEIVTVDVEGWDGESKDDKGATFTFTPRPRPLPQDTFGTDGDTETRDSDGESDQVLVPGGSVQKDIVGPGSSKPEGGAATE
- a CDS encoding DUF4236 domain-containing protein, encoding MGLYFRKRQKMGKNSWINLSGSGASGSTKIGPVTINSRGGYYVNLPGGLNFRGRWR
- a CDS encoding carbonic anhydrase, with amino-acid sequence MTSIDSATTPQHVWDALKEGNARFAADNPQRPNTDTQRRSLLVEGQDPRVVVLSCSDSRVPAELVFDLGLGDAFVIRTAGQVLDNAVLASVEFAVENLGASLLVVMGHESCGAVKATAGVLGGADVPQGYQRTIVEQVALSTKLAQRAGSAESADVEREHVVQIVELLRARSPKLQEKLADGSMGIVGLRYLLGDGKVEEIVLDGVA